The DNA window CCTCCTATCTGTCTTTCTATATATAcacagaaatgattttttttggtactggggattgaaccttgggacactttaccactgatcttCATCTCCAGCTCCTCGTATTTTTTtcctggagacagggtctcactcagttgccaaggctggccttgaacctgccatccccttgcctcagtctcctgagttaccAGGATTAGAGGCATGCCCCACCATGCACAGCTGGCCACATTGAATTTACACACATATCAGAGTTACTCAGTGTATTAACTGTCACTTGGGTTTTATGTTTCTTAACATACAAGTTCATGTGCCTACTCAGGCAGGGAGAGAGGAACCCCTGAGGACATGACTGATCTTCCAAAACTTAGGTCCAGAGGATTAGACCGCAGCTATAATGGGAGCAGAGCTGGGGCCTGGGCCACCGAGGCTGCTGCGTGTGGACACTGGAACTCTGGATCACCAAGGCAGTGGGAAGTACATGCAGCTATTTTTGGTGCCTGCCTGGGGCTTTGTTTTGGCTGGTGCAGTTCTCTTGGGTGGTGGGCGTAGAAAGATTAAAATATCTGTTTTAGAAGGAGTTTAGAGGTCAGAAGGGAAGTAGAGTTCCTTCAATCTCAGTGCTGTCCTTGAGGTAAGGGAGGGAGATGCCTTCTTTGATTCCCCAAGATAGAAAAGGGGAGTCTCCATCTGGGATCAGCACAGTCAACCTGCTGGACAAGATTACCTCCAAAAAAGTGAATTGACACAGAAAGCCAGAGAACAGGTTCATGGTCAGAACCATGGGAAGAGagtctagattaaaaaaaaaaaaaaaaccacggaGAGCCAGGCATAAAGTAatccacacctgtaattccagcaactcaggaggccgagacaggagaattgtgtttgaggccagcctgggcagcttagcaaggccgtgcctcaagataaaaaatgaaaaggactgggcatggagctcagtggtagagcactcacctagagatcctgggttcaatcccctgtactgagacaggaaggaaggaaggaaagaaagatagACCTGAGTGAACACCAGGAGTGAATGGTGGGCTCTTAGGGTCACGAGAGATAGAAACAGGGCCAAAGGCATCTGTCCCTGTCTCCATGGTGGCTATCACCTGGAGCCTTTTGGTTTCTCCCAAAGTGGGATATTTCCCAGGCTGCATCAACCCTAATCAGTTTCTATGTCTCTTGAGCCCATAAGGGAATTCTCTGTAGCATAATGAAAGGAGAGAGTTTGAGTAACAGCCAATCAGCAATTGGGGAGCATCAGAGTTAAAAAGTTGAGCACATTCACGCAACCTGTCAGATGCAAGTGCCTATGGGAAAATGCAAAAGGGATCTTTATTGGTGTGTGTTGGTGTTGCAGCtccagggattgaatctagggtgcTGTCCACGGAGCTTCACCCCTAGACCTttttatctatccatctatctatctatctatttatttatttattttaccttcagtgaaattttattctaattctttgaaaattgacaaaccaTCTCATATTGTAAAACTCAAATCACCAAAACATTCTTTCCTGTTCCCCATATCTCCACTCtctgttgtctcagttaaatgacAGTCTCTATAGTGAACCTCAACTAACTAgaactttctttctttaagtATCTacccatttatttacttattctcaTTAGGCCTATATGGcagcagaattcattttgatttattgtacacaattgcagcacaactttttatttctctggttgtacacaatgtatgtTGCAGTCATatgtgtccccagccctttttaaaatttgagctAGTCCTggataagttgccaaggctggcctggaacttgtcatcctcctgcttcagtctcctgagatgctgggattacaagtgtgcaccaccacacccagatagttgcacttttgtttttgttggttTGGGCTGTGCATTTTTCTTAAGTGTTTAGCAGAAATTACCCATGTTCACTTCACTTATATTTGCAGTTGAAGCCTGTTTAGGATTAATTTTAAGACATAATGGGGGTTTTTGATGAGAAATATTTGAAGCCCAACCTTCAAATTTGACATATCTTTACCTCTTTCTTGCTTTGGGGCATCTCTTGAGGCAGCTGAGCAATAGGGTTGAAATGGCAAGGTGTCACTCTCGGCTGCCACTCTTGACTTGGTGCTTGGGACTAGAGACAGGTAGATGTTTCTGCCACCCAGGTAACAATAGAGTGGCCCTCCAAAAACTGACTTTAGAAGAGACAGAAAATGCAGGACCCCAAGTAAAGTTAGGCCCATCCAGGAGGCAAAGGAAGACAGGGTTTCAAAGGCCACATAAGATGCTTTGAAACCATTACCATTGGCTGCAAGGATTCAAGAGTGGCCTTGGTCCAGGATGACAGGGACCTGCTGTGTGggtttctcagaaaaaaataattatgagcaggacacagtggtgcatgtctaaaATCTCAaatgctcaggaggcagaggcaggaggattgcaagttcaaagccagtctgagcaacttagtgagaccctaagattTTGCATAAGGCTGTGGTTCTGTGAGTCTTTTGTGATGGCTCCTGTTAGCAGGCAGTTGTGGTTCAGGATGCCCACTTCCTAGCACCCTGCCAGCCCTGTTGTGTTGTAATGGTGTCATTTTGATGGAAAACTTTCACCATTAGCTTCACCTGTAAGTACACAGGAGTTCACGGCTGATAGACATCCTCAGCAAGGACACAATCAGTGTTGGTTTCCTTGAGTTGTCTGAAACTGATGGCAGTAGTTTCAAGTGTGTATGGTTGTAGGAAAGTGTTTAAAACTCTTTAAAACCAGGAAACACGCATAGGGACTATAAAAGGACCACTGGCCTTTGGCCTAGGGATAGTTATGCTCATCCTGCtttcttgcttatttatttatttttcataccaaagattgaacccaggggcactctaccactggatgCCCAAAGCTCTGTCCTTGTTCCTAATAACAATCCAGTAacaaggacacagttttgagaaaaaggaaaaagaatgttTATTACTTTGCTCACAAAGGAGGAACTCAGGGGACCTGTcctaaaggctgtgattctgcccatcagcaggaacaggatgttttaaaagaggtgtttcagagaaaatgagatgaGAGAGAAACCAGGAAGGAGATCagggaaaagaagatcagggaggagaaggtTAGGGAGgagatttgggaaaaaaaaaaataagtttcaaagccacaagggatATAGTCAAAGCATCAAGGGAATCCCTGTTccgcactgaaccacatccccaaacccCACATTTTGGAGGAACTGGGGGTTGGACACAGGGTtgttggaccactgagccacatccccagcccttttcatgttttattttcagacagtgtctcactaacttgcccaggctgtccttgaacttgcaatcctcctgctcagctCCTGAGTTGGTGGACTTAGGGTGTGTGCCACCCTGTCCACTACAATCCACATTTTTTAACCCCCCACAAATTGTGTTCAGTAAAAGAACAAAGTACCATgaatcactttttctttttttttggtaccagatgaTGAACCCAGGGACAgtgaactgctgagccacatttccagccttttttttccctttctttcttttcattcaataaatacaaCCTAAAGAAAAAGAATAGTTTAATTATAGAGTGTGATAGGCAATTAGGCCTCTCCTATTATTCAGTCCCCTGATTTCTGAAGCTTATTGCTTTGAGGTAAGATGAAACATTGGAATGATCCATTGAAAAATTAATAGAGACACAATTTCCTGCAATACTGAAACCTAGGCACCGAATGAACTTTACCAGCTTCATTCTTACTAACTTACTTCTCAGAAATGCCCTTAGTGCCCCAGGGGTGTAGGTCTCTCTATGCCGACACCAAGCAGATGGCAGAGCTGCGGTGCTTCTAATTCTCGAGGCTGCTCTTTCTGGTTCTTTGTCATCTTCTGTAACTGATGTCTCTGTTCGCTTCTGCCTCTGCTCACACTTCTGTGCTACTGCGTCTCTCGTCTGGGCTCTGAGGCTGTAGGGTCTGCATCCTTGGACTCAGCCGTGGATTGAACATGGTTGAAAATAAGTGCATCTGGGCTGAATGTGTAGagactttttcttgtcattattctctaaGCAGCACATTGTAAACCGCTTTGTAATGTTCCCATTGTATGCAGTGACATAAGGAATGTTGAGGTGATTTAAAGCACACAGGAGAATGTGCATAGGTTAGGTCCATAGCAGGAGGAACCCCCGGGAAGTTACAAAGCATGGGGATTCTTCAGTGTGCTCCCCAACAACCATGGGTCATTGAAGAAACCAAAATGAAAGTGTAaaatgccccattaggtagttccgtgttcttaaaggtttctataaccaaaggaaaagaacatcttgctctgGTCATgaccttctacttggcatggttgttttacaaaatggagtcacaaaaCAATATGGAGTCACTGTGGCTGGACTATCACACAAGGAGTGGAACCCAGTCCCATCTGCCTGACCCAGCCACCCTTACACACCCTATCCTGTTTGTCATGACATCCTACATTTGTGTGCTGTCTCACAGCACAAATGAACCTAGAGTCAAATGTGAGCAGCTCAAAGAGAGGTGAGTGCTTTATCCCCAGGGCTCTGGGAAGACGAAGAGTCCTCACAACCCTTCCAGTGTTCAAGGGATCTGGAGACACCAGAATATCTTCAAGTCCCTTTTTAGTCATGATAACTCTTAAAAGAACAAATGATGACAGATCTCATTTTGAAGATCTTTGGCTTTATTTGAACCTAGAGTCCAGCAGCAGTGCAGAACAAATGCCGCTCAGAACCTTCCTCCCAACACGTGTGCAAGTTAGACTTAGAGCCACAGAAAAGGAACTTCCATGAAGAGGGGGGTGAGGCACATAGTTCACTGTTTCCGGGACAGATGAGCTGGTGTGCATGGCCCAGACTCTCCTACCAGTTCCAAGAGTGAGCTGCAGTCTGCTTACACATCCAAGTGGGTTCCAGTTCACTATGTGTGGAGAGTTATTCAAGCCATAATTAAAACACGTCCACAGGCAGCTTTAGAACACCTCAAATGAAGACTGGGGGAACCTCATTCTCATCCTTGGATGGGAAGCTAAGGCTAATGTCACTGCACAACCCCATCAGCCCAGTCCTCAGCTGAAGGAAGTGTTAGGGGAAGGTCTGTCAGTTATGTGCAACCCCCTCCCCACCAGAGCTTGTAATTTATTcactttcatttttgaaatatttgcaaGTGTTATCTACCTATAGGattctactattttgctgaaagagAATTTGGATACCTTCAATGGGCACCAATAGTTTGAGGACAGACTGCCTAGGCGGATGACAGGCAACGTTTGGTGAGACCCAGAGGCTCTGATCAAAGTACAGCATGGACACCTCCTGCAGGCACTGGGAGTGGGACACTGGGGCCTGTCGTATGCACAGATGCCCTTGCCCAGTGCAAACAGAGACAGGGACctgaggtttctgggtctacatgAAGATCCACGAGGAAGGGGCAGCATTGAATGTCTGGGTGGCACTGAGGTCCCCTGAAAAGAGGTTTTCTTGCAATGGCTCATGTTCAGTGCCTACGTAGAATGTTCCAGGCCACTTGTGTGCACCCGCATGTGTTAAGCCACAGAGTAGCCACACATCATGACCAGATTTCAGTTTGATCCCTTGACTTCCTGGGGCTGAACCTCATTGTTCACCAAGTACCCAGGGCCATCTTTCTTCATCAGCACCTGGAGAATCCCAAGGTTTCATCAGAAAGCCAGGTAAATCCATCACAGAGGACATCAGAAGACTAACCCTGAGATTCCCTTCATTTCTGACTATTTATGGACCAGCCATGAAACACAATAGCTTCTTCCTGTGCCCATCAAGTCTGAATCCCATTCCAGAAATCCAGGTCTCTACGTATGTCGCTATGAAGACACATGTCCTGAAGGTCCTATCCTCGGGGGGCTTCCCTCCAATGGAGCCCTCTGCTGCACTTTCCTTTCCCATCCACACCTCAGGCAGTGTCTGAAATGGTGGCCTCTGTGTTCCCTCTAAGGTGACCTTACATCCTGGTTATACCTCCAATTGCCTAGAAGTACACTTTTAAAACACACCCAACTAGGCAGCTGTTGGGTAGGAACAGAGAAGGAGGCCCTGGTTGTAGAGGAACATGCTGCCACATTGAGGACATGGGACAGTACAGAACACAAGAACCTTTGGCTGCCTAAAGTCCCTCACTATTGCTGTGAGCCTGGCACAGAGTTGGGAACATCTCCCTGGGTGGATGGCACCCTGGGCATCATAGCTCTCCAGAGGGGCAGGGTATAACTCTACGCTCAACTGGCTCAGCCTGGCAGTGTGAAGCAGCAGGTCCCTTAAGGCTGACACGGAGATGCGGTTTCCATGGAAGCTCAAAACCCTGAGCTGGGAGCAGCGGCTCAGGACAGGCAGCAGGACCTGGAGCTGGGAGTCAGTGATCCTGCAAGTTTCCAAGTCCAGGATCTTCAGGGTGGCTGCAACAGTCTCCAGCAGAATTTTGAGGGGCTCTGGACTGAAATTGGTCAGTTTGATGCCCCTCAGTTCCAGGTGTCTGGGCTTTCTGGTGTTTGGAAATCAGGAAAGATAATTCCAGTCAGAATCTGACAGCCGGCAGTTGTTTATTGAGAGAGTCTTCAGGGGGGTCTTCAGGTGCCTAAGGAGAAACCAGGCAGTTATTTCTGAGGAGCAATGTCAAGGTGGGAGAAGACAAATTGGCCCAACCCAAAGTCACCCTGGTCATCTGACAGTGGCCCACACTTAGGAAGCTGCCTTTTGCAGAATCTGGTCATTCACATCACCCCCATGTCAGGGCGAGATTCACCATCATTCCTGTGACCAGATGAGTGCACATCTCTATGGCTCCCCTCCTCACTGCCAAGCAGAAGGGCACAGCTCTGTGCACAGGAGGACATGGGGAGTCATCTACAAAGGATAAACCCAGACAAGATGAAGGAAACCCACCGGGGTTGTCCACCTGTGAGGCTCACACCCTGCCCTGTACCCTCCATCCCTGCTCCTCACCCTCAACCACAGAATCACCATCTGAGGCTCAGAGTAGCCTTCCCCATGGGGGCATTAGAAGCAGCTCCTCTGCTCCCCTCTGAAGAGCACAGGGCTTCCCTCCTCCAGCGCCCTCTCCTCTACCCCATCTCCCACCACCTTCGCTGGATAGGCCTCCCAGAAAAGGAACCTCACCCACCCTCACTAGCTCCTGTCCCCACCAGCTGGCTTCCAAGAAGAGTTATGCTTCCCAGACCATGGGCCCTAGTTTATCCCTTTGCTCTAACACAGGTTAGGAGATCGAACTTCAGGATACAATAGGAACAGAATATGGGTTATTTACCTTCCAGTGTCTTGTTCACCACGAGAGTGTCAGtggctggcacacagtaggtgccctTTCATATTTACTGATACTGGTCTGCAGAGGATGCTCACCCCACTTACTCACCCCAGCACCTGCTCCAGGTGGCCCTCCAGGAGGAGGACAGCATCCACACAGAACTTCCGCAGGCAGTGCATCCTGAGGAACTGCGAGGTGAGCTGGGAGAGCAGCCACGCCTGCTCCTCTGGGGAGGAGTGGGCAGGCATGTGGACCTGGGAGACAAGCAGCTTCCTCAGGTTCCTCATCTGGCCCAAAAAAGGAGCACAAGCAGCCAAGGTGGAGGGCGCCAAGGTGCAGTGCACTTCCACCTTCTGGACAGAGTCCAGCTGCAGCAGTCTCAGGACCTTCCTGGTGTGGCGGGTGGGTTTCCCAAAGATCTTCAGGCTCTTGCAACACAAGTGTACCATGTCCCTTCTCTGTGTGACCCACAGGAACAAGTGGGCCTGGAATTCGTCCAGGGGCCTTTCTGTGAGGCACAAGTCTATGACTACATTCAAGGGCGGCTTAGCTGCCATTGCTGGACCATGTTTCAATTTTCGATTCTTCTTCATGGCCTCTGGTGAGGAGGCATCGACCACGGCTCCAGACCACGTCCTCCAGAAGTTGTGGTGAACATTCCACAAATCCAGCACCTGCAGTTTCCACCTCCTGCGGGGACGACAGCAGAGTCTCAGCCCTGAGGCCCCTTCCTTCACCTCTCAGCTGCTGCTCCCTGCTCCACCTCTTCCTTCTGTCTCACTTTTCTCCATCCACTTCCCTCCAATCCAGCCTGGCCCCCACCTGTACCAGCTGAGGGAGGGGCAGGTGCAACCTCCTTCAAGGGTCATGGCAGCTGCCACAAGCACCTCCACATCCAGAAGCCCCTCCCAGATGGGGTTCAGCATGGCCAAGGCCTCTCCACCCCTCCTTGCTGGCAGAGTAGGAAGCACTTGGTCCACCCTTCAATACCCACTCTCCCTGGATCCATCAGTCACTTCCTTGGACTCCAGGGTGTTTCCTTCCAGGCCACCTGGGTCCCCCTCACCTGGGGCGATCCTGCTGGGCAAGCAGCATGTCCAGCCCATCCAGTGCCACTCTGATCATCTCCAGCTGTGGCTTCCTCATCAGGGCCCCCAGGGGCAGGTGTGTGAAGGGCCAGGCCTGCACCATTTTCTTCAGGACCTCAGTGTGTCCCCTGCTGAAGGcctccacaaagagtaatgggaaGAGCTCTATGGGCAGGTCCTCCAGATCCAGGATGGTCCTGGACTTGTCGCTCAGCAGGCTGCGTACTGTCAGCTCCAGCAGCGTGGGTGGGGACTGGATGCTCATCCTGGGGAGTCTGAAAGAAGAAGGATCCTGGAAAATGGTCCAGAGAAAAGGCCACTATCCCATCCACTGCCAGCCACTGGGAAGGGGGTATTGTGGAGTCTAAACGCTCACATCACCCTCATGGGGGAAAGCCTTTGATTATTATTTTGTCCTAATACATAAGGAGTTGGAGTGTCATGTGACCTAATGCAGTGGTAGGCTCCTCAGTTTCAGCAACTACTATGGCTGGGAAAGGACATGTCCTCACATGGAtgccattagttttttttttccatagatggacacaacacaatgcctttttttaaaattattttttgtgtggtgctgagaattgaacccatgtcccacatgtgctaggcaagcactgtactgatgagccacaatcctagcccaggtgacattagttttaattttaaaatcattaaatGAGCAATTGTAATAGCACGTGCCCATATTATAAAACATTTGGAAATTACAAGAGAGTCTCACGCATATCTGTTACCTATGAGAGATTCTGCCACCTTAGGGGGGAGTTGAAGAGAACAAATAGAGCAGAGTCTGTGAAGTGTTGCATGAAATAGTTTTAAGCTTTTGTGTAATTTGTTTAAACAATCCATAAAATTACAAAACTACGTAGGCCATAAggtattgttagagtctgtaaacaagtctggagggcgcctggcaaaatgccagagggagtggtttgtgaagtaaagctagcgagccattaaatgtggagattccttattggttgactgctgtatctagtttatgttaattagataagctgtgtgaatGTATAAATTCCtcggttgtcctacaataaatggcttccactcctgctatatcaacgtacacaagttgtttgtcacccccccccccccccgttattttgctgcagcctgactgcggcagatggtggcccattatggggagccccgggacacttgggggtaagttgacaaaaaaaagctACCTGTCCCTAGATAGGACGAGAGCAAATCTGCTCACCCCTAGACAgatagggcaagaggaaaaatggtcatttcgagaaaatggagaagatatttgtgtcttgttttgtctcagtgttttgtattgtctttgtgatgagaatatagaaggggtgagaagtaaattactaagggagggaggcaccccagtggagccaagtgcaattagggcatgtgttgataaaagccctggaactctagtcagaaagaaaaagaaagttcaaaagaagaaggattatcagaaaaaaagttgcagcaaaaggctattactgaatatttTTTGTTACCGGAGGGTGCATAAATCGGTGCTGTGACTGCCACGTGCAGGAGCCCGTCatggtgcagcaagggctttccaaGGGGCAGCagctggctcttccccgccccccgcccTGGGAGCGGGACGCCACTGTAAGAGCCAAAATCCTAGAGCTGACCCAGAGGCACAGTCTCACAGGCTCTTGCTCCTTGGGCCCagaagcagtttgagtccgggacactccccagggccactaCAGCCGGCAGAAGACACTACTGACATCCCTgaagtttggtcattttcaatgccaataactaagctacaatggttctcccacacctggaagccaatgagcactattaaggcttatttcaaatgtaaaaaaccttgagttaatctactaaattgttcagaaggttgttttctcagcgcctgctggaatactacaggattttctttaacatcattgctggagttcctgccttcgtcccagtgccggtgaaaatgagggtggaagaatttccagtgttgctgaaaacggaGGAAACTTCCGCTgagaaccggaggagacttcggatcaagctagctgcccgcagaacttgcctggactgtgatttacctgaactgtgagttaatctattgagacactgctttacctggactg is part of the Callospermophilus lateralis isolate mCalLat2 chromosome 1, mCalLat2.hap1, whole genome shotgun sequence genome and encodes:
- the LOC143642015 gene encoding PRAME family member 12-like yields the protein MSIQSPPTLLELTVRSLLSDKSRTILDLEDLPIELFPLLFVEAFSRGHTEVLKKMVQAWPFTHLPLGALMRKPQLEMIRVALDGLDMLLAQQDRPRRWKLQVLDLWNVHHNFWRTWSGAVVDASSPEAMKKNRKLKHGPAMAAKPPLNVVIDLCLTERPLDEFQAHLFLWVTQRRDMVHLCCKSLKIFGKPTRHTRKVLRLLQLDSVQKVEVHCTLAPSTLAACAPFLGQMRNLRKLLVSQVHMPAHSSPEEQAWLLSQLTSQFLRMHCLRKFCVDAVLLLEGHLEQVLGKPRHLELRGIKLTNFSPEPLKILLETVAATLKILDLETCRITDSQLQVLLPVLSRCSQLRVLSFHGNRISVSALRDLLLHTARLSQLSVELYPAPLESYDAQGAIHPGRCSQLCARLTAIVRDFRQPKVLVFCTVPCPQCGSMFLYNQGLLLCSYPTAA